In Paenibacillus kyungheensis, the following are encoded in one genomic region:
- a CDS encoding FtsK/SpoIIIE family DNA translocase gives MAKPTTTQKSKSAQSSPRKKVVSKSSSATRKTTTTTKRKPVARKRNSKAKASAWATLKYEVYGIILITFSVIALSRQAAVGEFLHYITAFILGKVYFVLPLVGIYIGLAIMLRRKWPRGWNGRLSGLVLLTCAATLISILTYVPVEQLTSLPARQAAGGYIGAVQMWLFMMLFGVIGTKLIATVMVIISLMLITQLSVADLVQRIRGYVKQLSAWAQEKLELMQIAKAERQEERELQAAEAAEMEAYEDELEEEEQDSKLSASGLFPWSRKRNRQSEQDEENPYAVIDAQFEEEELTPASVVTAMPTRSKSRVSSKAGLTQQADILSSPAIATTPESDLWDNADAEGQVDEKPPIIRDFFAQMQYERGERNEEDTLSENIGADASTTDIEAEALTAILHADSNDTNGTPLQVVEEDITHTDEESMSSENNQAVEGHPHSNSGSVVEGGTLIPPPVPQPKPYKLPSFALLAKPKNISTANDQNDYMVIARKLETTLESFGVRAKVVEVVRGPAVTRYELQPDVGVKVSRIVGLTDDIALALAAKDIRMEAPIPGKAAVGIEVPNNEVAMVTMREVMETSIFKESEAKLSIAFGRDIAGQTIVGNLAKMPHLLVAGATGSGKSVCINGIITSILYKAKPDEVKFLMVDPKMVELNIYNGIPHLLAPVVTDPKRASLALKKIVVEMEKRYELFSKSGTRNMEGYNNLMKDNPAAVLPYIVVIVDELADLMMVAAGDVEDAIARLAQMARAAGIHLIIATQRPSVDVITGVIKANIPSRIAFGVSSQIDSRTILDMGGAEKLLGRGDMLFMPVGSSKPTRVQGAFMSDEEVEAIVSYCRGQGDAQYVEDLVPEIDDTVNNIDEQLDELYDQAVQIVVEGKQASVSLLQRRMRVGYTRAARLIDSLEAHGIVGPYEGSKPREVLITVEQYQQKLASNS, from the coding sequence ATGGCGAAGCCAACAACAACCCAGAAGTCCAAGTCAGCACAAAGTTCACCACGAAAAAAAGTGGTGTCCAAATCATCGTCTGCGACTCGGAAAACAACAACGACAACAAAGCGCAAACCGGTTGCCCGTAAGCGAAATAGCAAAGCGAAAGCTTCGGCTTGGGCAACGTTAAAATATGAAGTCTATGGTATTATTTTAATCACATTTTCTGTGATTGCTTTATCTAGACAAGCGGCAGTAGGCGAATTTTTGCATTACATAACTGCTTTTATACTAGGCAAGGTCTATTTTGTGTTGCCTTTGGTTGGTATTTACATAGGGCTGGCTATTATGCTTCGGCGAAAATGGCCACGAGGATGGAATGGTAGATTATCAGGCTTGGTCTTATTAACTTGCGCGGCGACATTAATCAGTATTTTGACATATGTACCGGTTGAACAATTAACTTCTTTGCCAGCAAGACAAGCGGCAGGTGGTTATATTGGTGCTGTGCAAATGTGGTTGTTTATGATGTTATTCGGTGTGATCGGAACCAAATTAATCGCTACAGTTATGGTGATTATCAGTCTGATGTTAATTACTCAATTATCAGTTGCTGATCTAGTACAGCGTATACGTGGTTATGTAAAACAATTATCGGCATGGGCTCAAGAAAAGCTGGAATTGATGCAGATTGCCAAAGCTGAACGTCAAGAAGAACGTGAACTGCAAGCAGCGGAAGCCGCCGAGATGGAAGCATATGAAGACGAACTAGAAGAAGAGGAACAAGATTCCAAACTTTCTGCATCAGGTCTATTTCCGTGGAGTCGTAAACGGAATCGTCAATCAGAACAAGATGAAGAAAATCCATATGCAGTGATAGATGCTCAATTTGAAGAAGAAGAACTTACACCAGCATCTGTTGTTACTGCTATGCCAACAAGATCCAAAAGTCGTGTGTCTTCAAAAGCAGGGCTTACTCAACAAGCAGATATCTTATCTTCACCTGCGATAGCTACTACGCCTGAAAGTGATCTCTGGGATAATGCAGATGCAGAAGGACAGGTAGATGAGAAACCACCTATTATTCGTGATTTTTTTGCACAGATGCAGTATGAACGTGGAGAACGTAATGAAGAGGACACACTTAGTGAGAATATAGGCGCTGATGCTTCAACAACAGATATAGAAGCAGAAGCTTTAACAGCTATTCTTCACGCTGATTCAAATGACACCAATGGAACACCATTACAGGTAGTTGAAGAAGATATCACTCATACAGATGAAGAATCTATGTCGTCTGAGAATAATCAAGCTGTAGAAGGACATCCACATTCCAATAGTGGTTCTGTAGTAGAAGGTGGAACCCTTATACCACCTCCTGTGCCACAGCCTAAGCCTTACAAATTGCCTTCGTTTGCATTATTAGCCAAACCGAAGAATATTAGTACTGCTAATGATCAGAATGATTATATGGTGATTGCACGTAAGCTAGAGACTACACTTGAAAGTTTTGGAGTACGGGCGAAAGTAGTTGAAGTTGTTCGCGGACCAGCGGTAACTCGTTATGAGCTACAACCCGATGTAGGTGTAAAAGTAAGTCGTATCGTAGGCTTAACCGATGATATTGCACTGGCACTAGCTGCCAAGGATATACGGATGGAAGCTCCGATTCCAGGCAAAGCGGCAGTCGGTATAGAAGTACCGAACAATGAAGTTGCTATGGTCACGATGCGTGAAGTAATGGAGACATCTATTTTCAAAGAATCCGAAGCTAAATTGTCGATTGCTTTTGGACGGGATATCGCAGGGCAGACGATTGTAGGCAACTTAGCCAAAATGCCCCATTTACTCGTAGCAGGAGCTACAGGTTCGGGTAAATCGGTATGTATTAACGGGATTATTACGAGTATTTTATACAAAGCTAAGCCTGATGAAGTAAAATTCTTAATGGTCGATCCCAAAATGGTAGAGTTGAATATTTATAACGGTATTCCGCATTTGTTAGCACCTGTAGTAACCGATCCTAAGCGTGCATCATTAGCACTCAAAAAGATCGTTGTCGAAATGGAAAAACGATATGAGTTATTTTCCAAATCAGGTACACGTAATATGGAAGGTTATAACAACTTGATGAAAGATAATCCAGCAGCAGTTTTACCGTACATTGTTGTTATTGTCGATGAGTTAGCCGATTTAATGATGGTAGCTGCGGGCGATGTAGAAGATGCGATTGCACGTCTAGCACAGATGGCACGCGCAGCAGGGATTCATTTGATTATTGCTACTCAGCGTCCTTCAGTTGATGTTATTACCGGCGTGATCAAAGCGAATATTCCTTCTCGTATTGCTTTTGGTGTATCTTCACAAATTGATTCACGTACTATTTTGGATATGGGCGGAGCCGAGAAATTGTTAGGGCGCGGAGATATGCTATTTATGCCTGTAGGTTCTTCTAAGCCTACTCGTGTACAGGGAGCATTTATGTCTGACGAAGAAGTTGAAGCGATTGTATCTTATTGTCGTGGTCAAGGTGATGCACAATATGTAGAAGACCTTGTGCCAGAGATTGATGATACAGTTAACAATATAGATGAACAGTTGGATGAATTATATGATCAAGCTGTGCAGATTGTAGTAGAAGGGAAGCAAGCTTCTGTATCGCTATTACAACGCCGAATGAGAGTTGGATATACTCGTGCTGCACGTCTGATTGATTCACTGGAAGCTCATGGTATTGTAGGGCCTTATGAAGGTAGTAAGCCTCGTGAAGTGTTAATTACTGTTGAACAATATCAGCAGAAGTTAGCCAGTAATTCATAA